The nucleotide sequence GGTCGTGGGTCACGCGCCGGCACGGGGCTCAACCGTCCTCGCCGACGGCACGCGGCCGCTGCCGGGCGCTGAAGCGGGCCCGGCCCTCGCCGACCGGGTCCTTCGCGAGCCGTCGCGTGAGGTGGAGTCCCTCGAGGACGAACTCGACGACCGAGGCGAGCTCCGCGGGTTGCGGCGCGTCCTCCACGCCGAGCCGCGAGCACAGCGCGCCGAGCCCCGGCACGGCACCGAGCCGGGCGAGGAGGTCGTCGACCCGCACGTCGTCGCCGACCTCGACCGGTTCGCCGTCGGCCACCCGGTCGAGCACACCGCCGAGGTCGGCCCCGGCGAGGCGGTCGCGGAACGTCTCGGCGGTCGCGACCTTGAGCAGGTGGGCGAGGACCTCGACCTCGCGGCCCTCCTCGCCGGCCTCGAACTCCACCTTGCCCCGCAGGGTGGCGACGGCGGCCTCGAGGTCGCCAGCCCGCGCGACGACGGCACCGTCCTCCCCGAGGACGGCGGCGCGACGGTCCGCGGCGGCCGCGACGGTCTCGACGGCGGCGACGGCGAAGCGGGCCGACACGCCCGAGCGGGAGTCGACGCTGGGGGAGTCGCGGACCAGGCGGGTCCAGCGGGCGACGACCTCGACGAGGTGGACGGGGACCCGCGCGACGTCGGCGTGCCCGACAGCGGCCTCCTGGGTGACGAGGTCGACCTCCGCCTGGACGTCGACGGGGTAGTGCGTACGGACCTCCGCGCCGAAGCGGTCCTTGAGCGGCGTGATGATGCGCCCGCGGTTCGTGTAGTCCTCGGGGTTGGCGCTCGCGACGAGGAGCACGTCGAGCGGCAGACGCAGGGCGTAGCCGCGCACCTGGAGGTCCCGCTCCTCCAGCACGTTGAGCAGGCCGACCTGGATGCGCTCGGCGAGGTCCGGCAGCTCGTTGACGGCGAACACGCCCCGGTTCGTGCGCGGCAGCAGGCCGAAGTGGATGGTGTCGGGGTCCCCGAGCGAGCGGCCCTCCGCGACCCGGACGGGGTCGACGTCGCCGATGAGGTCGCCGATGCTCGTGTCCGGGGTCGCGAGCTTCTCCCCGTAGCGCTCGCTGCGGTGCCGCCACCCGACGGGCAGCTCGTCGCCGAGCTGCTCCGCGAGCGCCCGCGTCGCGGGCAGGACCGGCTGGAACGGGTCCTCCCACAGCGGCGAGCCGGCGACGTGCGGGCTCCACTCGTCGAGCAGACCGGCGAGGGAGCGCAGGAGGCGGGTCTTGCCCTGCCCGCGCTCGCCGAGCATGACGACGTCGTGACCCGCGAGCAGCGCCCGCTCGAGCTCGGGGAGGACCGTGTCGTCGAAGCCGACGATGCCCGGCCAGCGGTCACCGGCCGACGCGCCGGATCGCATGAGGCGCAGCAGGTTCGCCCGGACCTCGTCCCGGACGCCGCGGGACGTCCACCCGGACTCCCGCAGCTCCCCGACGGTGCGGGGCGAACCGGGGGGCGGGGCCGGGGGCAGCAGCGACGGAGCCGTCATGGCCTCACGGTAGGCATGCCGCGCACGACGGCGCGCGGGGTGGAGGATGTCGCCATGGTCACCGGCCCCGAGCGCGACCCGCGTCGACGCGTCGAGGTGCCGTGGGCGCTGGAGCTCGCGACCGCATGGGGGTGGCGTCTCCTCGTCGTCGGGGCCGCGATCTACGTGTTCTCCTTCGTCGTCCTCGGTCGGATCGACGTCGTCGCGGTGCCGCTGCTGCTCGCCGTGCTGGTGGCCGCCCTGCTGTTCCCCTTCTACAAGGGGCTCGTGCGGGCCCGAGTGCCCCGCTACCCCGCGGCGGGCATCGCCGTCGCCGTGTTCGGCACGCTCCTCGTGCTCGTCGTGGCGCTCGTCTCCCAGCAGATCGCGACCCAGATCGGGGACTTCGGCACCTCGGCGTCCGAGGGCCTCGACCAGGCCATCACGTGGGTCGCCGAGCTCATCGGGGTGCCGCTGTTCGTCGTCCGCCAGACCATCAGCGACGCGGTGTCCGCGCTCGGCGAGCAGTCGGTGGGGATCGCGACCGGTGCCGTCGTCGCCACGGGCGGCGCGATCAGCGTCCTCACGGGGACCCTGCTCACGCTGTTCGCGGTGTTCTTCTACCTCGCCGACGGGCCCCGGATCTGGGCGTTCGTCGTGTCGCTCCTGCCGCGGCAGGGCCGCGCCCGCGCCGACGTCGCCGGCCGCCGCTCGTGGCAGACGCTCGCCGGCTACGTGCGGGCCGTCCCCGTCGTCGCCGCCGTCGACGCCATCGGGATCGGGGCCGGGGCCGCGCTGCTCGGGGTGCCGTTCGCCATCCCCATCGCCGTGTTCACCTTCATCGGGGCGTTCGTCCCGCTCGTCGGCGCGATCGTGACCGGGACCCTCGCCGTCCTCGTCGCCCTCGTCACCCAGGGCCTCGTGACGGCGCTCATCCTCCTCGCGGTGGTCATCGGGGTGCAGCAGCTGGAGTCGTACGTGCTCCAGCCGCTCCTGCTGGGGCGGGCCGTCGAGCTGTACCCGCTCGCCGTCGTCACCGCGATCACGACCGGCATCGTGCTCGCCGGCATCGTCGGCGGCGTCCTGGCCGTGCCGCTCCTCGCGATGAGCGTGACGTTCATCAAGTCGTTGGCGGCACCGCAGGCCGTGGACGCGATCGAGGTGGAGCCGGACGACGTCGCGCCCCCGCCGCCCGGGCGACCGCCGAGCGCGGCCGAGCCCGTAGCCTCACCCGGCGCACCCCCACGCCGACGCGACGACGTCGTCGCGGCACCACCGGAGGCCTGAGCCATGACCACGCCCGCGACCACCCCGACCGTCCCCGCCGTCCCGGACGCCGCCGACCGCGCCGCCGCGCGCGCCCGGCTCACCGACGTCGTCCGCCGGACGCCCGTGGTCCGCAACCGGGCGCTGTCCGACCTCGTCGGCGGCGACGTGTGGCTCAAGTGCGAGAACCTCCAGCGCGCCGGGTCGTTCAAGATCCGCGGGGCGTACACCCGCATCAGCCGCCTGTCGGAGGCCGAGCGCGCCCGGGGTGTCGTCGCGGCCAGCGCCGGCAACCACGCGCAGGGCGTCGCCCTCGCCGCGTCCCTGCTCGGCACCCGCGCGACGGTGTTCATGCCGGTCGGGGCGGCCCTGCCCAAGGTCGCCGCCACCAAGGCGTACGGCGCGACGGTGGAGCACGTCGGCCGCAGCGTCGACGAGGCCCTCGTCGCCGCGCGCGAGATGGCGGAGCGCACCGGCGCGGTGCTCGTCCACCCCTTCGACCACGTCGACGTCGTCGCCGGGCAGGCCTCCCTGGGCGCGGAGGTGCTCGAGCAGGTGCCCGACGCCCGCACCGTCCTCGTGTGCACGGGCGGTGGCGGGCTGCTCGCGGGCATCGCGCTCGAGGTCGCCGCGGCCCGCGACGCCGGGCGCGCCGTCCGGCTCGTCGGGGTGCAGGCGGCGAGTGCGGCCGCGTACCCCGCCTCGCTCGCGGCCGGGCACCCTGTCGCGCTCGAGCGCATGTCGACGATGGCGGACGGCATCGCGGTCGGTCGGCCGGGGCAGGTGCCGTTCGGGATCGTCCGCGACCACGTCGACGACATCCGGACCGTCACCGAGGAGGACCTCTCCCGGGCGCTCGTGCTCCTGCTCGAGCGGGCCAAGCTCGTCGTCGAGCCCGCGGGCGCCGCGGCCGTCGCGGCCGTCATGGCCGACCCGCGGGCCTTCGAGCCGCCCGTCGTCGCGGTCCTCTCCGGCGGCAACGTGGACCCGCTCGTCCTCCACCGCGTGCTGCGGCACGGCCTCGTCGCCGCGGGCCGCTACCTGCAGCTGCGGGTCGCGATCGCCGACCGGCCCGGCGAGCTCGGGCACCTGCTCGAGCTGGTCGGCTCGAGCGACGCGAACCTCGTCGAGGTGGAGCACCGGCGCACCGAGGCGCGCCTGCACGTCGACGAGGTCGAGGTCGCCCTGCAGCTGGAGACCCGCGGCGGCGAGCACCGCGACGCCGTCATCGCCTGCCTGCGGGAGGCCGGTTACGCGGTGCAGGTCGACTGAGCGTCCCGGCGTCTACGACCCGCGCTCGAGCAGGTCGAGGAGGTACTGGCCGTACCCGGACTTCGTCTGCGCCTGCCCGACGCGACGCAGCGCGTCGTCGTCGAGCCAGCCGTTCCGCCACGCGACCTCCTCGGGGCAGCCGACCTTCAGGCCCTGCCGCCGCTCGACGGTCCGGACGAACTCGCCGGCGTCGAGCATCGAGTCGAACGTCCCGGTGTCGAGCCACGCCGTCCCGCGCGGCAGCACCTCGACCTCGAGGGTGCCCCGCTCGAGGTAGTGCCGGTTGACGTCGGTGATCTCCAGCTCGCCGCGGGCGGAGGGCCGCAGCCCGGCGGCGACGTCGACGACGTCGGCGGCGTAGAAGTAGAGCCCCGGGATCGCCCACCGGCTGCGCGGGTGCGTCGGCTTCTCCTCGATGGAGACGGGGCGGCCGTCGGCGCCGAGCTCGACGACGCCGTACGCCTGCGGCTCCGCGACCCAGTACGCGAACACGACACCCCCGGCCGGGTCGGCGAAGCGGCGCAGCTGGGTGCCGAGCCCGGAGCCGTGGAAGATGTTGTCGCCGAGGACGAGCGCCGCGGGCTGCCCGTCGAGGAAGGCCCGGCCGATGACGAACGCCTCCGCGAGACCGCGGGGCTCCGGCTGCACGGCGTACGACAGGGACACGCCGAACCGGCTGCCGTCGCCGAGGAGACGCTGGAAGCCGGGCGCGTCGTGCGGGGTCGTGATGACGAGGACGTCCCGCACGCCGGCGAGCATGAGCGTCGACAGCGGGTGGTAGACCATCGGCTTGTCGTAGACGTTGAGCAGCTGCTTCGACGTCGCGATGGTGATGGGGTGCAGCCGGGTGCCGGAGCCGCCGGCGAGGATGATGCCGCGCACCCGCCCGATCCTGGCCGACGTGGGCGTCTCGGCGCAGCGGTTCGTGCCCGCGCGTGCCTCGCCGACAGGGTCAGCGGGGCAGCAGCCCCTGCTCCTTCGCCTCGGCGAGCGTCGGGGCGGCGGCGTCCTTCTCCGACAGCACGGGCGTGAGCGGCGACCCCTGCCGGTCGGTGGTCGGCCACCCGATGCCGAGGGCCGGGTCCAGCGGGTGGACGCCGTGCTCCGCGCCGGGCGTGTACGGCGTCGAGCACGCGTAGACGACCGTCGAGCCGGCCTCGAGGGAGCAGAAGGCGTGCCCGAGGCCCTCGCCGATGAACACGGCACGCTGCTCGCCCGGCTCCAGCAGGACGCTCTCGTGCGCGCCGAACGTCGGCGACGACGTCCGCAGGTCGACGACGACGTCGAGCACCGCCCCGGCCACGCACGTCACGTACTTCGCCTGGCCGGGCGGGACGTCGGCGAAGTGGACCCCCCGCAGCACACCCGCCGCGGACACCGACAGGTTCGCCTGCGCGAGCGACAGCTCCCGCCCGGTCGCTGCGACGAGCGAGCGCTGCGTGAACAGCTCGAGGAACGAGCCCCTGTCGTCGCCGTGCCGGCGGGGCGTGAAGACCCACGCCCCCTCGATGCCCATCGCCGCGACGTCCACCGGGGCACCGTAGTGACCGGCCGGGCGCGAGGTGCGGCTTCGTCCGAAGCACCCCGGCGGGCCGGGCGCGGGCCGTAGGCTCGGCGACCATGCGCGTCGTCGTGACAGGGGGAGCGGGGTTCATCGGCTCGCACCTCGTGCGGGCCGCCCTCGGGGGCACGCTGCCGGGTCTCGAGCCGTCGCGGCTCGTCGTGCTCGACAAGCTGACGTACGCCGGCAACCTCGACAACCTCGCCCCGGTGCAGGACGACCCCCGGCTGGAGGTCGTCGTGGGCGACATCTGCGACCCCGCCGCGCTCGACCGGGTGCTGCCGGGCGCCGACGCCGTCCTCCACCTCGCGGCCGAGTCGCACGTCGACCGCTCGATCGCCGGCGCGGCCGACTTCGTCGTGACGAACGTCGTCGGCACCCAGACGCTGCTCGACGGCTGCCTTCGCCACGACGTCCCGACCGTCGTCCACGTCTCCACCGACGAGGTCTACGGCTCGATCGCCGAGGGCTCGTGGCCCGAGACGCACCCGGTCGACCCCAGCTCGCCGTACTCCGCGAGCAAGGCCGGCAGCGACCTGCTCGCCCTCGCGTACGCCCGCACCTTCGGCATGGACGTGCGGGTGACCCGCTGCTCGAACAACTACGGGCCGTACCAGTTCCCGGAGAAGGTCATCCCGCTGTTCGTCTCCAACCTCCTCGACGGCCTCCAGGTGCCGCTGTACGGCGACGGCCTCAACGTCCGCGACTGGCTCCACGTCCACGACCACTGCCGCGGCATCGCGCTCGTGCTCGCCGGCGGGCGCGCCGGTGAGGTCTACAACATCGGCGGCGGCACCGAGCTCACGAACCGCGAGCTCACCGACCGGCTCCTCGCGGCGTGCGGCGCAGGGCCGGGGATGGTGAAGCAGGTCCCGGACCGCAAGGGCCACGACCGGCGCTACTCGGTCGACATCACGAAGATCCGCACCGAGCTCGGCTACGAGCCGTCCGTGCCGTTCGACGACGGCCTGCGCGACACCGTCGAGTGGTACCGGGCGAACCAGGCGTGGTGGCGCCCGCTCAAGGCCGCCGCCGCGCTGTGAGCGGTCCCCGCCGCTGGCTCGTCACCGGCGCCGCCGGGACGGTCGGCAGCCGGGTCGTCGAGCGGCTGCTCGCCGACGGCGAGGACGTGACCGCGGCGACGCGCGCCCACCTCGACGTCACCGACCAGGAGGCGGTCGACGCCGCGGTCGAGGGCCACGACGTCGTCGTCAACGCCGCGGCGTGGACCGCGGTCGACGACGCCGAGACGCACGAGGCGGAGGCCTTCGCCGCCAACGCCGTCGGGCCCGCGCTGCTCGCGGTCGCGTGCGCGCGCCGCGGTGTCCCGCTCCTCCACCTGTCGACCGACTACGTCTTCGACGGGCAGGCCGACCGCCCGTTCCCGGAGGACGCGCCCCTGCGGCCGCGGTCGGCCTACGGCCGTACGAAGGCGGCGGGGGAGTGGGCGGTCCGCGCCGCCGGCGGGCCGCTGTGGCTGCTGCGGACGGCGTGGGTGTACGACGTCGACCGGCCGTGCTTCCCCCGGACGGTCGTCCGCCTGCTCGGGGAGCGGGAGTCCCTCGACGTCGTCGACGACCAGGTGGGCCAGCCGACGTGGGCCCGCGACGTGGCGGACCTCGCCGTGGCGGTCGTCCGGGCCGGTGCCCCGCACGGCACGTACCACGCGACGGCCGCCGGGCAGGTGTCGTGGTTCGGGCTGACCAGGGCGCTGCTCGCGCACCTCGGCGAGGACCCGGGGCGGGTCCGCGCGACGACGTCGGAGGCGTTCCGGCGCCCGGCGCCGCGACCCGCGTGGTCGGTGCTGGGGCACGCGGCCTGGCAGAACTCCGGTGTCACGGCGCCGCGGGCGTGGGAGGCGGCGCTCGCCGAGGCGGTCGGAGCGGGCCTGCTGCGATAGCGCCGTCAGCGAAACGCGCTCGCGGACTGTCGGACCGCGTGGACAGGATGGGTCCCGTGACCGACACCATCGTCGCCGAGGGCCTCGTCAAGACCTACGGCTCCGTCCGCGCGCTCGACGGCTTCGACCTGTCCGTGGCGCCGGGCACCGTCATGGGTCTGCTCGGCCCGAACGGCGCCGGCAAGACGACGTCCGTCCGGGTCTTCACGACCCTGCTGCGGGCCGACAGCGGCCGGGCGAGCGTCGCCGGCCTCGACGTCGTCCGGGACGCCACCGAGCTCCGCTCCCGCATCGGGGTGTCGGGGCAGTACGCCGCGGTCGACGAGAACCTCACCGGCTTCGAGAACCTCGACATGGTGGGCCGGCTCTACCACCTGGGCTCGAAGGTGTCGCGGGAGCGGGCGTGGGAGCTGCTCGAGCGTTTCGACCTCACCGAGGCGGGCCGGCGCCCGGTCAGCACGTACTCCGGCGGCATGCGCCGGCGCCTCGACCTCGCCGGCGCGCTCGTCGCGCAGCCGGAGGTGCTGTTCCTCGACGAGCCGACGACCGGGCTCGACCCCCGCAGCCGCATCGGCATGTGGGACGTCATCGCCGAGCTCGTCTCCGGCGGCACCACCCTGCTGCTCACCACGCAGTACCTCGAGGAGGCCGACCGCCTCGCCGACCGGATCGCCGTCATCGACACCGGCAAGGTCATCGCGCTCGGCACCGCCGACGAGCTCAAGCAGCAGGTCGGCGGGGAGCGGATCGAGGTGACCGTCGCCCGCCCGGAGGAGCTGCCCGTCGCCCGCGACGCGCTCGCGCGGCTCTGCCTCGCCGAGGTCGGCGTGGAGGAGCACACCCGCACCCTCACGGCGCCCGTCAGCGGCGGGGTCAGCGTCCTCGTCGACGCCCTCCGCGCGCTCGACGCCGCGCAGGTCGAGGTGCTCGACGCCGGCGTCCGGCGGCCCACCCTCGACGACGTGTTCCTCACCCTCACCGGGCACGCGGCCGAGGAGACCCCCGACCCGGACGCCGACGACGGCGGTGGCGTCGCCGGACGACGCGGGCGCCGGTCCCGACGCAGCAGCACCGAGAAGGAGGCGGCGCAGGCATGAGCGCTCCCACCACGCCCACGGGCACCACGACGTCCACCCGGTCCGGGCCGTCGCGCCGCCCGGCCGCGTCGCCCGCGAGCGGGCCGCTCGTGGCCCTGCAGGACGGCTGGACCGTCGCGCGGCGCAACCTCATCAAGATCAAGCGGGTGCCGGACCTGCTGGTCGGCTCGATCATCTCGCCGATCATGTTCATCCTGCTGTTCGCCTACGTCTTCGGCGGGTCGATCGCCCTACCCGGTCAGGACGCCCTCGACCCGGCGCTCTACCGGGAGTTCCTCATCGCCGGCATCTTCGCCCAGACGGTGATCTTCGGGGCGACCATCACGGGCTCCGGCATGGCGCAGGACCTCAAGACCGGCATCGTCGACCGTTTCCGCTCGCTGCCGATGGCGCCGTCGGCGGTGCTCGTCGGCCGCACCACCGCGGACGTCGTCAACAACGTCCTCACGATCGTCATCATGTCGCTGACCGGGCTCGTCGTCGGCTGGCGCATCGGGAGCTCGGTCGGGGAGGCGCTCCTCGGGTACGCGCTCCTGCTGTTCTTCGCCTACTGCATCAGCTGGGTCATGGCGTACGTCGGACTGCTCGTGCGGACACCCGAGGTCTTCAACAACGTCGTCTTCATCGTGATCTTCCCGTTGACGTTCATCGCGAACACGTTCGTGCCGCTGGAGAACTTCCCCTCGGCGCTGCGCGTGTTCGCCGAGTGGAACCCGGTGTCGGCGGTGACGCAGGCGGCCCGCGAGCTGTTCGGCAACGTGCCGCCGGGGTTCCCGGAACCGCAGGCGTGGCCGCTGCAGAACAGCGCCCTCTACACGGTGCTGTGGGGTGCGGCGATCCTGCTCGTGTTCGTGCCCCTCACGGTGCGGCAGTACCAGCGCGCCGCCGCCCGCTGAGGCCCCCCGGGTCTGACGCAACGCGCCGTGGTGTCGGATAGGGCGACGCGACGGCCCCTTGTGTCGGGTGAGGAGTGACGCAACGGCACGTCCCGTCAGACGGTTCGGCGCGTCAGCGCGGGTCCGGTTGGATGCGCAGGACCTGGCGGCTGCCGTGCGCGACGTACCAGACGTCTCCGGCGGCGTACGCCGCCGGGCCGGCGAACAACCAGCCGCCCAGTCGCAGGTGCTGCACGATCCGGCCGTCGTCGGCGCGGACCTGTGCGAGCGTGCCGCCGCCGGCCGTCACCCAGAAGGCGTCGCGGTCCGGGTCGTGGACGGCGTACGGGTCCTGCTCGTCCCGGCCGCCGGGGACGGTGAGGCGACGGACCTCGACGAGAGTGGTCGGGTCGAGGCCGACGAGCTCGTCGGTCTCGGGGACGCCGACCCACACCAGCCCGTCGCCGGCCAGGAGCGCGCCAGGCCTCCCCCCGAGGGGCGCCGGGTCGCCGACCGCGCCGTCGGGGGCGACGCGGACGGCCGCGCCCAGCGCCGGGACCGTCACCACGACGGCGCCGTCGGGCTGGACGAGGACGCGTTCGGCCGGCCCCGGCAGGGGCACCCGCTCGGCCACGGTGCCGTCGGCCGGATCGATCCGGGCCAGGCCCGCTGCGCCGTCGCTTGCCCACACCTGCTCGCCGGAGGCGCCGATGCCGAATCCGTCGCCGACCGCCACGCGCGTCCGCACCTCGAGCGTGTCGGGGTCGACGCCCAGGACCTCCTCGCGCAGGTGCACCCAGACCATGTCCGCCGACAGGGCCGGCGCCTCGACCCGCCCCGGTGGCAGTTCGACCTCGACGAGGCCGCCGTCGGCCGGGTCGATCCGGCTCAGCACGACCCCGCCGCCGTCTCGGGCGCTGGTGACCCACACGTGCCCCAGGCCCGCACTCGCGCCCGTCGGGAAGCCGGGGACGGACCACGTGCCGAGCACCGTGCCGTCGGCGGGGCGGGTCGGCGAGGGCGTCGCGAGGGCCGACGGCGGCGCCGGACGGACGGGCACCACGGGGGTGTCCGACGGTGAGCCCGCCAGGGCGACCACGGCCACCGTGGTGGCGGCGGCGGCTGCCACGCCGAGTGCGACAGCCACCCGCGGGCCGCGCGGGGGGCGCCGGGCGCGCGACCGCAGCTCGTCCCACGCCCCGGGCCGGGGACGTACTGTCTCGGCGCGTGCGGCGAGGGCGGCGCGGAGCTCGTCCTCCAACTGGTCCTGGTGCCGGCTCACGTGCCCACTCGCTCCAGCCCCGTGGGGCGGGCTGGGTCTGCCGGCCGCGCGTGCTCCCGCCGAACCCGCAGGGTCGCCGTGGCCCTCGACAGGTGCTGCTTCACCGAGCCCGGCGAGATCCGCAGGGTCTCGGCGATCCCGCGGTCACCGAGACCCGCCCAGTACCGCAGCACCACGCACTCCCGCTGCCGACGGGGGAGGGCAGCGACGAGGCCCAGCAGCTCGTCGCGCTCGCCACGCCCGACGACCTGCGACTCGCCCGACGGCGCGTCTGCGCGGGCGAGCCACGCCTCGGCCTCCAGCGCCCGCTGCCGGCGCCTCACCGCGACCCGCCGCCGCATCGAGGACCGGCACACGTTCACCACGGCGCGCCGCAGGTAGCCCTCGGCGGCGTCCGGGTCGCGCAGAGCCATGCCGCCGCGACGGTGCACGGAGAGGAAGACGTCCTGCACGACGTCCTCGGCCTCGTCGTGGTCCAGGAGCAGCCGAGCCAGCCGCACCATCGGCCAGTAGTGCACCTCGTAGAGTCGCTCGAGGTCCTCCAGCGCCGACGTGCCCGCCCCGGCCTCGCCCCCGGACCCGCGACCTCCCCGGCCCACGCCCACCAGGCTAGAGCCGCGAGCGGTCGACGTCCCGGCTCCCGGTCGACTGGTCGCGATCAGGTGAGGTACGCGCAGAGCGCCGTCTCGTCGAGCTCCTTCGGCCCGGCCGAGACCAGCTGCTCCCCGCCCGAGAGGACGGCGCGACCCGCGGACAGGAGCACGACGCCGTACCCGGGCACGGTCACACCGCGCTCCTTGCCGCGCAGGGTCACGGTCCCCGAGGGGTCGAAGGTCTCGTTGACCACGCCCCGCGAGCCCAGCGAGGCTCCCGTCTCGGGGTTGGACCACGTCAGCGTGTACGCAAGGTGCACGTCGAGGCGCTCGCCCCGGAACGTCTCCTGCGCCCAACCCTCGGCGGCCACGTCGAGCGCGACCTCACCGCAGTCGACCAGGCCGGGCAGCACGAACGCGAAGTGGATGCGTTCAGGTCGCTCCGGCGGCGCCGCCGACGCCACGGCGGGGGTGAAGGCCACGAGGGCGGCGCCGGCGGTGAGGGCGAGGGAGTGGCGGACGGTTCGATGCATGGCTGGTCTCCTCCGGACGGGCCGCGTGGTGCGGCGCCTGTGGTCGTGTGACCCCAGGTCGCCCGAGACCGCTCGCTGGTTGACACCCCTGCGCGCCCTCCCCCTGACGGAACGGCACATGGCGTCGACCTGGTCGACGCCATGTGCCGTTGCGACAGAAGCGGTGGGTGGGTGGCGGGTTGCTCAGCCGGTGAAGCGCTCCGCCTTGAGGATCCTCACGGGGATCTGGCGGCCGTTGGGCGCGGTGTAGCTCGTCTCGGTGCCGACCGGCTGGCCGAGGACCGCGGCCCCCAGCGGGGACTGCTCGGAGAACACGTCGAGGTCGGTCGTGGCGGCGAT is from Aquipuribacter nitratireducens and encodes:
- a CDS encoding RNA polymerase sigma factor, producing the protein MGRGGRGSGGEAGAGTSALEDLERLYEVHYWPMVRLARLLLDHDEAEDVVQDVFLSVHRRGGMALRDPDAAEGYLRRAVVNVCRSSMRRRVAVRRRQRALEAEAWLARADAPSGESQVVGRGERDELLGLVAALPRRQRECVVLRYWAGLGDRGIAETLRISPGSVKQHLSRATATLRVRREHARPADPARPTGLERVGT